A single Trichocoleus sp. FACHB-46 DNA region contains:
- a CDS encoding ABC transporter permease encodes MQRLKVLLGVDILPPLAIAVVALFGWDIFVRVTGMPPYLLPGPLLVLRTLVRDWPELFPALLVTLQITLVAFLAAVVSGVAIAVLFAQSKWIERSLFPYAVLLQTTPVVAIAPLIIVWLRNNTFAALVVCAWMVALFPIIANTTLGLNSADHNLLNLFQLYRASRWQALWYLRLPSALPYFLGGLRISGGLALIGAVVAEFVAGTGGARAGIAYQILMASYNLQIPRMFAALLMTTGLGVAIFVVLTLLSDFLLRHWHESAIKREN; translated from the coding sequence ATGCAGAGATTAAAAGTGCTACTGGGCGTTGATATTCTGCCACCGTTGGCGATCGCGGTAGTCGCTCTATTCGGGTGGGATATCTTTGTGCGGGTGACAGGGATGCCCCCTTATCTATTGCCTGGGCCGCTTTTGGTATTGCGGACGCTGGTTCGGGATTGGCCTGAGTTATTTCCGGCGTTGTTGGTGACGCTACAAATTACGCTGGTGGCTTTTCTGGCGGCGGTGGTTTCTGGGGTGGCGATCGCAGTTTTGTTTGCTCAGAGTAAGTGGATTGAGCGGAGTTTATTTCCCTATGCGGTGCTGTTGCAAACTACGCCTGTGGTGGCGATCGCGCCGTTGATCATTGTGTGGTTGCGGAATAACACATTTGCGGCGTTGGTGGTCTGCGCTTGGATGGTGGCGCTATTTCCCATCATTGCTAACACGACGTTGGGGTTAAATAGTGCCGACCATAATTTGTTGAATCTGTTTCAGCTTTACCGAGCTTCCCGCTGGCAAGCTTTGTGGTATCTGCGTTTGCCGAGTGCGCTGCCCTATTTTCTCGGTGGTCTGCGGATTAGTGGCGGGTTGGCGTTGATTGGAGCAGTGGTGGCTGAGTTTGTGGCGGGGACAGGTGGGGCACGTGCGGGAATTGCTTATCAGATTTTGATGGCGAGTTATAACTTGCAGATTCCGCGCATGTTTGCGGCGCTGTTGATGACGACTGGTTTAGGGGTGGCGATCTTTGTGGTACTGACGTTGTTGTCTGATTTCTTACTGCGCCACTGGCATGAAAGTGCGATAAAGCGTGAGAATTAA
- a CDS encoding ABC transporter ATP-binding protein produces the protein MDTPSAQECPESCHQPDLPESRFAKNSCAIAFHQVSKVYSNGTTALQEMNLKIAESEFISLVGPSGCGKSTALRIMAGLGEASSGEIAWGAVQADVKAARKFWQRPFSSKLAPKLAFVFQEAALMPWATVLENVRLPLQLVGMSKLAARAAVAEAIALVGLKGFEQAYPRELSGGMKMRVSIARALVTQPDVLLMDEPFGALDEMTRSKLNSDLLSLWSQKRWTVVFVTHNIYEAVYLSNRVVVMAARPGRVVAEVEVAVPYPRTEEFRLSSLFNEYCREVSGALSLGAGF, from the coding sequence ATGGATACGCCCTCAGCGCAGGAGTGCCCTGAATCCTGCCACCAGCCAGACTTGCCTGAGTCTCGTTTTGCTAAGAATTCTTGTGCGATCGCGTTCCACCAAGTCAGTAAGGTCTACTCCAATGGCACGACCGCCTTGCAGGAGATGAACTTAAAGATTGCGGAGTCTGAGTTCATTAGTTTGGTGGGGCCTTCGGGATGCGGTAAAAGCACAGCGCTGCGGATCATGGCAGGCTTGGGGGAGGCGAGTTCTGGGGAGATTGCGTGGGGCGCAGTTCAAGCGGACGTTAAGGCGGCGAGGAAGTTTTGGCAGCGTCCATTCAGTTCAAAACTGGCACCAAAGTTAGCCTTTGTGTTTCAGGAAGCGGCGCTGATGCCCTGGGCGACGGTGCTGGAGAATGTGCGGTTGCCGTTGCAGTTGGTAGGAATGTCCAAGCTGGCAGCTAGGGCAGCGGTGGCTGAGGCGATCGCGCTGGTAGGACTGAAGGGGTTTGAGCAAGCCTATCCCCGTGAGTTGTCGGGCGGCATGAAGATGCGGGTTTCGATCGCGCGGGCGTTGGTGACGCAGCCTGATGTTTTGCTGATGGATGAGCCGTTTGGAGCGCTAGATGAGATGACGCGGAGCAAGCTTAATAGTGATTTACTGAGTTTGTGGAGTCAGAAGCGCTGGACGGTGGTGTTTGTAACGCACAACATTTATGAGGCGGTGTATTTGTCGAATCGGGTGGTAGTGATGGCGGCGCGTCCAGGGCGGGTGGTGGCGGAGGTGGAGGTTGCAGTTCCTTATCCCCGCACGGAGGAGTTTCGTTTGTCGTCGCTGTTTAATGAGTATTGTCGGGAGGTTTCGGGGGCTTTATCTTTGGGAGCGGGGTTCTGA
- a CDS encoding ABC transporter substrate-binding protein, whose product MGQLNRRKFIRYSTLALGSGIVAACANNNQPSTSSGAGSAAGNGQLDKVNYGTNWFAQAEHGGFYQAVAAGIYQAHGLDVTIQMGGPQVNGTQLLMGGAVDFFMGYGSDAIKAIAEGIPKVTVAAIFQKDPQVLLVHPGTGRDSLEKLKGAPILISAAANTTFWPFLKSKYGFTDDQKRPYNFNVGPFLVDKTLVQQGYLSSEPFEIKQEGGFEPVAFLLADYGYRPYSTTIETRKDLVEKQPDLVQRFVDASIKGWYSYFQDPALGNELIKKANPEMTDAQLAYSLEKMKQYGIVVSGDAEKLGIGAMTDDRWKVFFDSMVAASVYQPNTNYKEAYTLQFVNKGVQAYQA is encoded by the coding sequence ATGGGGCAACTGAACCGCCGCAAGTTTATTCGCTATAGCACGCTGGCACTAGGCAGTGGTATTGTGGCCGCTTGTGCCAACAACAACCAGCCATCTACTTCTAGCGGTGCAGGTTCAGCGGCGGGGAACGGCCAGCTTGATAAAGTCAACTACGGAACAAATTGGTTTGCCCAAGCCGAGCATGGGGGATTTTATCAAGCCGTGGCGGCTGGCATCTACCAAGCACATGGCTTGGATGTGACGATTCAAATGGGAGGGCCGCAGGTCAACGGGACTCAACTGTTGATGGGAGGAGCAGTTGACTTTTTTATGGGATATGGGTCAGATGCCATTAAAGCGATCGCAGAGGGCATCCCTAAAGTAACGGTGGCTGCCATTTTCCAAAAAGATCCTCAAGTGCTGCTGGTTCATCCTGGAACAGGCCGTGACTCTTTAGAAAAACTCAAAGGCGCTCCTATTCTAATTTCTGCGGCAGCTAATACAACCTTTTGGCCATTTCTCAAGTCCAAGTATGGCTTCACAGATGACCAAAAGCGTCCTTACAACTTTAATGTGGGGCCATTTCTAGTTGATAAAACCTTGGTGCAACAAGGATATTTAAGCTCTGAACCCTTTGAAATCAAGCAAGAAGGCGGGTTTGAACCAGTCGCATTTTTGCTGGCTGACTACGGCTACAGACCTTACTCCACTACGATCGAAACCCGCAAAGATTTAGTGGAGAAGCAGCCTGATTTGGTCCAGCGATTTGTGGATGCTTCGATCAAGGGATGGTATAGCTACTTTCAAGATCCGGCGCTGGGTAATGAGTTAATTAAAAAAGCTAACCCTGAAATGACTGATGCTCAGCTGGCTTATAGCTTGGAGAAAATGAAGCAGTATGGCATCGTGGTGTCTGGTGATGCTGAGAAGTTGGGAATCGGGGCAATGACAGACGATCGCTGGAAAGTATTTTTTGACAGCATGGTAGCGGCGTCTGTATATCAGCCCAATACTAACTACAAAGAGGCTTATACGCTTCAGTTTGTGAATAAGGGAGTCCAAGCTTATCAAGCTTAA
- a CDS encoding sulfite exporter TauE/SafE family protein, whose product MPANWLILASGGLFSGILAGLLGIGGGTVLVPLLVALGYSPVQAVATSSLAILITSISGTVQNWRMGYFNAKQVLYLGFPALATAQIGVYLASRIAPYILLAAFGLLLLLNIYLVDLRKRLVAKEPHATQTRINPLMARLGTGGAAGILAGLFGVGGGVIMVPLQILLLGEPIKTAIQTSLGVIVLTAISASVGHTLAGNVLATEGLLLGLGGLVGAQISTRFLPKLPDAIVSLIFRGFLGILSLYIFWQAWQSYSSLS is encoded by the coding sequence ATGCCAGCAAATTGGTTGATTCTTGCCAGTGGCGGTCTGTTCTCTGGGATTCTAGCTGGGCTCTTAGGGATTGGCGGCGGCACTGTTTTGGTGCCATTGCTAGTGGCTTTGGGATATAGCCCAGTGCAAGCAGTGGCGACGAGTAGCTTAGCGATTCTGATTACGTCTATTTCTGGAACTGTCCAGAACTGGCGGATGGGGTATTTTAATGCCAAGCAAGTGCTTTACTTGGGGTTTCCCGCCTTGGCGACCGCCCAAATTGGGGTTTACTTGGCGAGCCGCATTGCCCCGTACATTTTGCTGGCAGCCTTTGGACTGTTGCTGTTACTGAATATTTACTTGGTCGATCTGCGCAAACGCCTCGTTGCCAAGGAGCCTCATGCGACCCAGACTCGGATCAACCCACTCATGGCGCGTTTGGGAACTGGGGGAGCCGCTGGCATCTTGGCTGGCTTGTTTGGCGTCGGGGGTGGCGTGATTATGGTGCCTTTGCAAATCTTGCTGCTGGGAGAGCCGATCAAAACAGCGATTCAAACTAGTTTGGGGGTCATTGTGCTTACCGCTATCTCAGCTTCCGTCGGGCATACGCTAGCAGGCAACGTACTAGCAACGGAAGGTTTGCTTTTGGGGCTGGGGGGGCTAGTAGGAGCACAGATCAGCACGCGGTTTCTCCCTAAACTACCAGATGCGATCGTCAGCCTGATCTTTCGGGGATTTTTGGGGATTCTATCGCTCTATATTTTTTGGCAAGCTTGGCAAAGTTACAGTAGCCTGTCTTAA
- a CDS encoding ABC transporter substrate-binding protein, whose protein sequence is MTFQQFFSKLKPVFQKFRRSRFIALWVAGLVLTLLVVVPAFSQPTVTLSFLIGAPERPTWEPIIKDFEATHPGIRLNFVEGPNATNAVEDLYTSSFLLGSSPYDLVYMDIVWVPKFAAAGWLTDLSDKVADTDLADFLEGDVAGGRYQGGLYRMPVRSDAGMLYYRKDLLDAAGFKPPETFTELMQISQALQKSGAVTWGYVWQGRQYEGAAAMFVEVLAGSGGFWIDPQTKAVGLDRPESVQAVKFLLDTINTGVSPRGVVTYQEEETRRLFQSGTVAFLRNWPYAWPLANAEDSSIRGKIAIKPMVHAVGAESAACQGGWGWGIAKTTRHPKEAWEAVQYLTSIQTQRKVTLSTGYLPSRRSLYNDPEIVRKYNFFPAMLNVIDNAALRPPIAQYAQASDILQRYLSSALTGQMTPERAMQAAANETRRLLGTA, encoded by the coding sequence ATGACATTCCAGCAATTCTTTAGCAAATTGAAACCTGTTTTTCAGAAATTTCGGCGATCGCGCTTCATCGCGTTGTGGGTCGCTGGCTTAGTTCTAACCTTGTTGGTCGTCGTGCCTGCGTTCTCCCAGCCAACCGTTACCCTCAGCTTTCTGATTGGCGCACCAGAGCGACCCACCTGGGAACCGATCATTAAAGACTTTGAGGCGACGCATCCAGGGATTCGGCTCAACTTTGTGGAAGGCCCGAACGCTACCAATGCGGTTGAAGATCTATACACATCTTCCTTTCTTTTAGGCAGCTCTCCCTACGACTTGGTGTACATGGACATTGTCTGGGTACCTAAGTTTGCCGCTGCTGGTTGGTTAACAGATTTGTCGGATAAAGTTGCGGATACTGATCTCGCAGACTTCTTGGAAGGAGACGTAGCGGGAGGGCGGTATCAAGGTGGGCTGTACCGAATGCCTGTGCGATCGGACGCGGGCATGCTTTACTATCGCAAAGATTTACTAGATGCAGCAGGTTTCAAGCCACCAGAAACTTTTACAGAGTTGATGCAAATCTCCCAAGCGCTACAAAAAAGCGGAGCCGTCACTTGGGGCTATGTTTGGCAAGGTCGCCAATATGAAGGGGCTGCCGCCATGTTTGTAGAAGTGCTTGCGGGTTCTGGTGGTTTCTGGATTGATCCCCAAACCAAAGCCGTTGGCTTAGATCGGCCCGAATCAGTTCAGGCTGTGAAATTTTTACTAGACACTATTAACACGGGCGTTTCCCCTCGGGGGGTTGTGACTTACCAGGAAGAAGAAACGAGACGATTGTTTCAAAGCGGTACCGTCGCCTTTCTGCGAAACTGGCCTTACGCTTGGCCGCTAGCGAATGCCGAAGATTCGTCCATTCGCGGCAAAATCGCTATTAAGCCAATGGTCCATGCTGTTGGCGCTGAGAGTGCGGCTTGTCAAGGTGGCTGGGGCTGGGGGATCGCCAAAACTACAAGACACCCCAAAGAAGCTTGGGAAGCAGTGCAATATCTCACCAGCATCCAAACCCAGCGTAAGGTGACGCTTAGCACGGGCTATTTACCATCGCGGCGATCGCTCTACAACGACCCCGAAATTGTCCGCAAATACAACTTCTTCCCCGCCATGCTAAATGTGATCGACAATGCGGCATTGCGGCCCCCGATCGCTCAATATGCTCAAGCCTCAGATATTTTGCAGCGCTACTTGAGTTCAGCTTTAACCGGACAAATGACCCCAGAACGAGCCATGCAAGCCGCTGCTAATGAAACTCGTCGATTGCTAGGAACCGCTTGA
- a CDS encoding carbohydrate ABC transporter permease, producing MTTDTIRRREQTTGWILAIPALLLLLLVFAYPIGRAFWESFFTKNLGTELQPVFSGVENYTRMVFDGRFWESLQNTTIFTVASVILELLIGMGIALVLNQSFRGRGAIRTIAILPWALPTALIALAWTWIFNDQYGVVNDILLRLGLIQTGINWLGEPTLAMIAVIIADVWKTTPFISILLLAGLQSISNDLYEAHALDGASAWQSFRQITLPLLMPQILIAALFRFAQAFGIFDLIAVMTGGGPGGATETVSLYVYSTVMRYLDFGYGAALVVVTFLLLVLAVAIASFLLSKLRARAAGVESR from the coding sequence ATGACGACAGATACAATTCGTCGAAGAGAACAGACGACAGGCTGGATTCTAGCTATTCCTGCACTCCTGTTGTTGCTATTAGTATTTGCTTATCCGATTGGTCGGGCGTTTTGGGAAAGTTTTTTCACCAAAAACCTCGGCACCGAACTCCAGCCTGTGTTTTCGGGTGTTGAAAACTACACGCGCATGGTGTTTGATGGCCGCTTTTGGGAAAGTTTGCAAAACACAACTATATTTACAGTTGCTTCTGTAATCCTAGAACTGCTGATTGGCATGGGCATTGCGCTGGTCTTGAACCAGTCTTTTCGCGGTAGAGGAGCCATCCGCACGATCGCGATTCTGCCTTGGGCGCTACCAACTGCCTTAATTGCCCTTGCTTGGACCTGGATTTTCAACGATCAGTACGGCGTGGTCAACGACATCCTTCTGCGCTTAGGGCTGATCCAGACGGGAATCAACTGGTTAGGTGAACCGACGCTGGCTATGATTGCTGTGATTATTGCCGATGTTTGGAAAACCACTCCTTTCATTAGCATTCTGTTGTTGGCTGGGTTGCAATCTATTTCCAATGATTTGTACGAAGCTCATGCTCTCGATGGAGCTAGCGCTTGGCAAAGCTTTCGGCAAATTACTCTACCGCTGCTAATGCCGCAGATTCTAATCGCTGCGCTGTTCCGATTTGCTCAAGCCTTTGGGATCTTTGACCTGATTGCCGTCATGACTGGAGGGGGACCGGGAGGGGCAACCGAAACCGTTTCTCTCTATGTCTACTCTACCGTCATGCGCTATTTAGACTTTGGTTATGGCGCGGCTTTGGTCGTCGTCACCTTTTTACTGCTGGTGTTGGCAGTCGCGATCGCCAGCTTCTTGCTCAGTAAACTCAGAGCCAGAGCGGCAGGAGTGGAATCAAGATGA
- a CDS encoding carbohydrate ABC transporter permease, whose product MTTTDRPTGTPSEEVEAAKLPPSGFSRRRLGVAIAAVLIALFCLAPILWQLLTSVKVNADISAVPTVYFPTRFTLNHYTELFTRRPFLQYVGNSFLVSILSTLLALGLGAPAAYALARLRIPGERVVLAAVLIVTLFPYILLFLGLLEVVRALNLGNNYLALIIPYTAINLPLTILVMRSFFQQLPRDLEDAAKVDGFNTWQMLTQIVLPMTLPALVTTGILTFISAWNEFIFALTFITREDMKTIPVAAAQLGGASIFEIPYGPIAAATVLGTLPLVILVLLFQRKIVQGLTAGAVKG is encoded by the coding sequence ATGACAACTACTGATCGTCCTACTGGCACTCCATCCGAGGAAGTAGAAGCCGCAAAGCTACCCCCATCAGGTTTTTCTCGGCGACGCTTGGGAGTCGCGATCGCCGCAGTTCTGATTGCGCTGTTTTGCTTGGCTCCCATCCTGTGGCAGCTACTCACTTCTGTCAAAGTTAATGCTGATATTTCAGCCGTACCTACGGTTTATTTCCCCACCCGCTTTACTCTGAATCACTATACAGAACTGTTTACCCGCCGCCCGTTTCTGCAATATGTCGGCAACAGTTTTCTGGTCTCGATCCTCTCCACTCTTTTAGCGTTAGGTCTGGGAGCCCCCGCCGCCTATGCCTTAGCACGTCTCCGCATTCCTGGTGAACGGGTAGTTCTAGCCGCAGTCCTAATCGTGACTCTGTTTCCCTACATTCTGCTGTTCTTAGGTCTGCTAGAAGTAGTTCGGGCTTTAAATCTAGGCAACAACTATTTAGCTTTGATCATTCCCTACACCGCCATTAACCTGCCTTTGACCATTCTGGTGATGCGGAGCTTTTTCCAGCAACTCCCCCGTGACCTAGAAGATGCCGCCAAAGTAGACGGTTTCAACACCTGGCAAATGCTGACCCAGATCGTGCTGCCCATGACCTTGCCTGCCCTCGTCACCACAGGCATTCTCACCTTCATCTCTGCCTGGAATGAATTTATCTTTGCTCTCACCTTCATCACCCGTGAGGACATGAAAACGATTCCTGTCGCCGCTGCCCAGCTCGGTGGTGCCTCCATCTTTGAAATTCCCTACGGTCCGATCGCCGCAGCCACCGTTCTCGGCACCTTACCCCTCGTCATTCTAGTGCTGTTGTTCCAACGCAAAATTGTTCAAGGACTCACTGCGGGAGCGGTGAAAGGATAA
- a CDS encoding ABC transporter ATP-binding protein has protein sequence MAKLELQNLNKTYTPKVVPVKDVSVSVEDGEFLTLLGPSGCGKSTILRLIAGLEAPTRGRITIAGRDVSRMSPGDRNIAMVFQSYALYPHLSVYDNIASGLKLRGKLSGEEIRQRISEVSHVLGLDELMSRKPGQLSGGQRQRVAVGRALVRRPDVFLLDEPLSNLDALLREHVRAELKQLFEAQNTPVVYVTHDQTEAMTLSTKVAVLSNGSVQQLASPQRIYTHPANQFVAGFVGSPQMNLLTLPCQGQYALLGDTKIPLPAGITAPKQISLGIRPEHVALVGDEVPQAVTVQGKIFLVENLGMQNLLSVQVQHQQAHQIKLRALLPADHKWDGEVVSLALPLDRIHWFDVETGDRLNP, from the coding sequence ATGGCTAAACTTGAACTACAAAATTTAAACAAAACCTATACTCCTAAAGTTGTTCCGGTTAAGGATGTCAGCGTGAGTGTAGAGGATGGTGAATTCTTGACACTCTTGGGGCCGTCGGGTTGCGGCAAATCTACGATTTTGCGGTTGATTGCGGGGCTAGAAGCACCAACGCGAGGTCGCATCACGATCGCAGGTCGAGATGTCAGTCGCATGAGTCCGGGCGATCGCAATATTGCAATGGTGTTCCAGAGCTACGCCCTCTACCCGCACCTCAGCGTTTACGACAACATTGCTTCTGGCTTAAAACTCCGGGGCAAGCTCTCTGGTGAGGAAATTCGCCAACGGATTAGTGAGGTATCTCATGTGCTGGGTTTGGATGAGTTGATGAGCCGCAAGCCAGGGCAACTCTCTGGGGGCCAGCGACAACGGGTGGCAGTAGGACGAGCCTTGGTGCGCCGACCGGATGTGTTTTTGTTAGATGAACCGCTGAGTAATTTAGATGCTTTGCTGCGCGAGCATGTGCGAGCTGAGCTGAAGCAACTGTTTGAAGCCCAAAACACGCCAGTTGTCTACGTCACCCACGACCAAACAGAAGCCATGACCCTTTCGACCAAGGTTGCCGTACTTTCCAACGGTAGTGTGCAGCAGCTTGCCTCTCCCCAACGCATCTACACTCATCCCGCCAACCAGTTTGTCGCAGGGTTTGTCGGTAGTCCCCAAATGAACTTGCTGACGCTGCCTTGTCAGGGCCAGTATGCCTTGTTAGGAGACACCAAAATTCCTTTACCCGCAGGCATTACTGCCCCCAAGCAAATATCGTTGGGCATCCGACCAGAGCATGTGGCCTTAGTTGGCGATGAAGTTCCTCAAGCCGTAACGGTGCAGGGCAAGATTTTTCTAGTGGAGAATCTGGGAATGCAGAATTTGTTAAGTGTCCAGGTGCAGCATCAGCAAGCCCACCAAATTAAGCTGCGGGCTTTACTACCCGCAGATCATAAGTGGGATGGTGAGGTAGTAAGTCTCGCTTTGCCCTTGGACAGAATTCACTGGTTTGATGTGGAAACGGGCGATCGCCTCAATCCTTAA
- a CDS encoding bifunctional 2-polyprenyl-6-hydroxyphenol methylase/3-demethylubiquinol 3-O-methyltransferase UbiG, translating to MSFDASKRQASGSSKILNRRILPPVKLIVSEAAKIEALSRDLLHTKLGIKENFDVQIDEYPKIHNLNSFGKQIVIQMMRSNPSFKGFKIDLKDHILSPHILFLAGTLCGNFDHMNTSPLYGFKVLDIGCGALSSYAPSPDDEDLLVHFYNDHPPIAAEILQILGAQVTGIEPRPHNKQEYSHPLSYKHKVMEFSEIGDWLPSAEEKFDVIACLHLFSRSDFLYTYSSPEQITDFFRNFRKAISPQGLLYTSVPLLPASPENQETNQQIFREAGFKVIYEGYYWILEPV from the coding sequence ATGTCTTTTGATGCTTCTAAAAGACAAGCAAGTGGAAGTTCTAAAATCCTCAACCGTAGGATATTACCCCCCGTTAAGCTAATAGTGAGCGAAGCCGCTAAAATCGAAGCTTTGTCACGGGATTTACTTCACACAAAGCTTGGTATCAAAGAGAACTTTGATGTCCAGATTGATGAATATCCGAAGATCCATAACCTCAATAGTTTTGGCAAGCAAATCGTCATTCAAATGATGAGGAGCAATCCTAGCTTTAAGGGATTCAAGATTGATCTAAAAGACCATATTCTGAGTCCGCATATTCTATTTTTAGCTGGGACACTATGTGGCAATTTTGACCACATGAACACCAGCCCTTTGTATGGCTTTAAAGTTCTAGATATTGGCTGCGGTGCCCTCTCCTCTTATGCACCTTCTCCAGATGATGAAGACTTACTAGTGCACTTCTACAACGATCACCCACCGATCGCCGCCGAAATCCTGCAAATTCTAGGGGCACAAGTCACTGGAATTGAACCCAGACCACACAACAAACAGGAGTACTCACACCCTCTTTCGTACAAGCACAAAGTCATGGAGTTCTCGGAGATTGGCGACTGGTTGCCCTCTGCCGAAGAGAAGTTTGATGTCATTGCCTGCCTACATCTGTTTAGTCGTTCTGATTTTCTCTATACCTACAGCTCACCCGAGCAAATCACTGACTTCTTCCGTAACTTCAGAAAAGCAATTTCGCCCCAAGGCCTGCTATATACCAGTGTGCCTCTCCTGCCTGCCTCGCCAGAAAATCAAGAAACGAATCAGCAAATTTTCCGGGAGGCTGGCTTCAAAGTGATTTATGAGGGGTATTACTGGATTTTGGAACCTGTTTAG
- a CDS encoding helix-turn-helix transcriptional regulator has translation MTEERATEQESPLKQRREELGLTQRDVAVAIDVSVQTVSNWETGRYKEAKLTLPQVKALCRVLNWTVQDLPDDLGPC, from the coding sequence ATGACGGAAGAACGAGCAACTGAACAAGAATCTCCTTTGAAGCAGCGTCGAGAAGAACTGGGCCTGACGCAGAGAGATGTTGCAGTTGCGATTGATGTGTCAGTGCAGACGGTGAGTAACTGGGAAACGGGACGTTATAAGGAAGCCAAGCTCACCCTTCCTCAAGTAAAAGCCCTTTGCCGTGTGTTGAATTGGACGGTTCAGGACTTACCGGATGATCTTGGGCCGTGTTAA